Part of the Vigna radiata var. radiata cultivar VC1973A chromosome 11, Vradiata_ver6, whole genome shotgun sequence genome is shown below.
atttacacatacTTACAAATATgcctaaattttaaaatatttataaatattttttcaaacagATATCCAACATGTTATATAACAGAtcgattttcttttattgcaaaTTGAATAATGGATAAACATGTCATACCCGTCGTCATCctactaatataataataataaggtcactataaaattagatattattttgttCACATTGAACTTATTATCTctgttattaaatattatgaagtCGGTATACATACCTTATGAAGAAGAGGTCTAAGGAAGGGTCCAACACGACACCACCTCAACCACGCGCTAATCATAACGCACACTCATGTCACGCGCACACTTCTGTCTCCAAGTAGTCGTGTGTATTCTCACTCCTCGGGGATGCGCCTGGGCTTCCAAAGCAAAAACTGAGCATTGTAAATCAAATTCACGTGTCACAATATTCTCAACAAGGGGAAGATTCATTTCGAATACAAAAGCATTGATTAGgagttcaaataaaatatattaacaagtcaacaaaaattaattttttttattaaaattactaaaattgtgacaaaaatatattatagataCTTTCATGATAACTAAGAAAGTTATCATCTTTCCATTGATCATATagtatatttaatgaaaaaatatatatttttccgtTGTGTGAGCTAAAAGAATTTTGATTGGTATATAGATAGAGGTGGCGTTGTTATGATTCTTTGTCCCTCCAAGTTGGTTAGACTTTACTTAATTGCATGCATTTCGATCATATAGTTTTACtttgactttgaaaattttgactTTCGATCCTTCCACCGTCCTCTTACTATGTTGCCTCTTTCAATCTCTCTGACTCTTAAATTCTTCAACCCTATATAAACCACACCGACCTCCATCTCTCTCTCACAGATTCAACAAACTCAGTACAGATACCATAATCTCAGTTACCCAAATGAATAAAAGTTCAGCGCTGCATGCAACGTGTCCAAGCAGGGACAACAAGTTTAAGGGTGTTCGCCGTCGCAAATGGGGCAAGTGGGTGTCGGAGATTCGAGTTCCGGGAACCCAAGAGCGGCTCTGGCTGGGAACCTACGTAACGCCGGAGGCGGCGGCGGTTGCCCACGACGTCGCCGTATACTGTCTCAGGAGGCCTTCTTCGTTGGACAAACTTAACTTGCCAGACACCTTGTCTTCTTACAGTGGTCAGCTGAGGGACATGTCTCCAAGGTCTGTTCAGAAGGTGGCTTCCGATGTTGGCATGGATGTTGACGCCAGACACATTGCTGCCGGCGGAAGTTCAAGTGGGGTGGCACAAAGTCCGGAGAGTGAGAAGAAAATGGAGGAAAGGAATGGCGTTGTTGGAGCTGATGATTCTGATGAGTTTTGGTGGAATGGTTTGGAGGGTTATGATAGTGGGACTTGGAAAGGAAGTGGTGAAGATTGTGCAGATAGGGATGCCTTGAACATTTCCATTGAAGACTACCTTTAGGTGGAGAAATCAAGCAGAAACTTTTCCCTAGCCGTCAGTAacgaaagagaagaagaaatgtTCAAGTGATCAAGGTTTCATCTACAGTGATGTTTTTTTGACCTTGATGTATATAGTCTAGATACtcacaaattaaagaaaaaaagtaatttcTCTTAGCATTTCCTCGTGTTTACATCAGCTGATGTAAAAAGGCCAGAAAAAGAAGGTCAACCACTCAAAAACAAGAATGAAATAGGTGAATCTGACACTTTCACACCACTTGTGCAAATTGCTGTAACTCTTGGAAAACGCACTCAGACTTGAGTGcgtttaccttttctttttaccaCAGGCGCAATTCAGCATTGACGAAAATATTTCTTCGTAAAAATAATTCAACCCGTTTACTAGTAATATTTCAACctataaattacataaattaaactaaacagGTAGAAATCACGTTTTgtgtaaaagttaaaaataatggtACGAACtgattatgaaaaaaagaaaactggtTATGTAAGTATTTGAGGATAGAAGACTTACCTTGATTAGTTGGCATTTTTGTCGAACAGCTGGTGGGCACACAAAAGTAGCAACTGACTGCAGATAATAACTACGGAGCACGGAGACAGATCGATACGCGTCATGTATGCACAGCGAAATCAAATACTCCCACTAAAAGTCTACGCTCATGatattttgcaattttgaaaTCAACACACTGTCTGATAAGCGGAATAACCATACTGTAAATTTATCCATCACCTGCATGAGTAAAAGCTTTTGGTAGTGAGGAACAGGACAATCATAAAACACTAAAACTGATTGagttttatttacattttggTAAATTTTATACTAGTGAATTGAGTGCAAagtattgattttatttctttgattttataatttttttaaaaatataatctaaatttaaagTGGTAAATTATTGGtaatagaaatgaaaattgttttcaaggACATGTTTTAATTAGGAGTGTTTCTTCTTGCACCACCTCACATTATTTTTTACACCCTACATTCCAAAAATAGTAATATGTTAAAACTTTCGTataatttttcaacaaattttaaaattcgttaaaaaaaattaacagattttaaatttgttaaagaaaaaattattcaaccaatttcaaaattcgaattttgaaattcatcaaaaatttaaaatatttttcaatgaattttaaaattcaatttatggAGATACAGGAAGAAATTTGAGGTAATATAGGGAGAAAGACTCCTCACCTAGAGGCAAAGCTTCCAAAGGACAGAGAGTTTCGAACTCCAATCTCATTGCTTTATCCATAACTTTTggaagttttttaaattttttttcctaagaACAGAGATAGAAAGAAGTGTTTTTTCTTGTGCAAAAGGTAGATGTgatgcaataaaataaattcgtCTACCTTACTctattatttatagaaaatgaattttaataatcttATATGAAAATTGATTAGAAATCACACCATAAGACAATAATCACTTAATCACACCAAcagatgaaaatataaataaaagcacAATATACATTTAATATGGTTTAGTAACTCAAAACTTATATCTACAATTATTCTTATAAATCGATTCAAACTTCTGACTGAGAAAAGAATGGTGGTTGGTCGTAAGCATCTTATCTTTGTTGCAGCATTGCACAACTGTACATCATTCAATTAggcagattttattttatatataaataagcaTCACAACCTGAAAAAGCACAAGAATTAAGAAACATCACATTCAAGTTTCAGAATTATCATGGTTTATAAACGGCTAGTGTTCCTAGTCAAGCCTCTCAAAGCCCTTGCCTTCTCCCTCAGAACAAATTTCTGTGTCTTGCCTGTTGATGTCTTTGGCAGATCAGCAAACACCACAGTTCGAGGAGCCATATAATGAGGCAAACGATTCCGACAAAATTGGATAATCTCATCTTCTGTAGCAGTGCAGCCCTCCTTGAGTTTCACAAATGCACAAGGTGTCTCTCCCCAATAATCATCAGGTCTCCCAACAACAGCTGCTTCAAGAACTGCTGGATGACTGAAAATCACTCCTTCTAACTCAATTGTGCTGATGTTTTCTCCCCCAGAGATTATGATGTCCTTTGACCGATCCTTAAGCTCAATGTATCCATCAGGATGCTTCACTCCCAAATCCCCACTCCGAAACCATCCACCTTTAAATGCTTCTTCTGTTGCTTCCAAATTTTTCAGATAACCATTCATGATAGTGTTGCCCCTGAACATCACCTCACCGATTGTTTTTGCATCACCCGGTACACTCTTCATTGTTTCTGGATCTTTAATATCTAGATCTTCCAATCCAACATGAGCCACTCCTTGTCGGGCCTTGAGTTTTGCCTGCGCAACTCGAGACAGATTGTTCCATTCTGGTTTCCATGCACAAATTGTCGCTGGACCATAAGTTTCTGTCAAACCATAGGAATGAGTCACACCAAATCCAAGCTCTTCCATCCGAAAGATCACATCCGGCGGAGGGGGTGCACCACCTGTCATCACTTCCACCTTCCCAGGAAGCGGCTTCCGCACTTCAGGAGGTGAATTGATTATCATGTTTAAAACTGTGGGTGCACCTGACATGTGGGTAACCTTGTGCCTAAAAATATTGCCAAATATCCCTTCGGCAGTCACTTTTCTTTGGCAGACATTTGTGCCACCTTGAACAGCAATTGCCCAAGGGAGGCACCAACCATTGCAATGAAACATGGGAACACACCACAGATACACGGGCATAGACTTCATCTCGTTAAGCAGAACAGTAGCAAGAGAATTAAGATAGGCACCTCTGTGACTATAGATCACACCTTTGGGGTTGGATGTAGTCCCAGAAGTGTAATTCAGTGAGATTGGACCCCATTCATCTTTTGGCCTCCTCACCTCGAATCCAAGCTCCCCTCTTTCTATAAGATCCTCATATATCAAAGTGTTGCTAGCATGGAGAGGTGATCGGTCACCACACTCCGAAATTAAGACCAACTGGGGAAGGTTGGTGGTGGTTTTTGAAAGGATTTGAAGTGCCCCCCTAGCAATATCGAGTAATTCATAATCAACGAAGATAAGTTTAGCCTCAGAATGTTTTAGCAACAATGAGACCATTACAGAATCGTGACGAGTATTTAGGGTGCAGAGAACAGCCCCTGACATCGGAACAGCAAAATGTAGCTCATACATAGCTGGAACATTAGGGGCCAATACAGCAACCTGATCTCAagctcaaacaatcaaaattagTTCGATATGCATAATGTTCCACTAAAACCGAACGaatcaaaccaaacaaaaagaaaaaagttttactttttatcCAAAGAAAAGAGTGAAATTTAGGTAAAGGGTAGGGAGCGAAAGAAACAAACCACATCGCCGGGAGCAAGACCGACACCGAGTTGAGAAATGGAAGAAGCGAGTTTGATGCAGCGCTGGTGGGTCTGTTGCCACGTGTAGGTAACGTCGCCGAAGACGATAGAAGGTCTGTGGCGGTAAACGACGGCGGCGCGGTCCAAAAAGGTGATCGGAGTGAGCGGAACATAGTTAGCAGAGCAGCGGATACTTCCTTCCATCTGAAACCCTTCAAGCACATGCCACATTCAAGGATACcagttattatttaattatatttgtttcatttatacttatctttttctttcatttatatttctttcatttatattttacaatataatgatataatgtTGTGTgttagaattttatattaaaaagtaaaataaatttaattaaatgaatgtaCTGCATTGGTGAGTAACATCACATCCTATAAAAAGAGTTTTGTGAGTACCATCACCACCTTACCTTAATCAAATACATTGTACTAGTCTAGGATAAGGTAGTTTAATTGTTGTTCTTatcttttctcaaatttttatgCACGTTTTTttatatggataatgatatttagatattatttttttttataatatttgaatatcatctacATGTCATTATGTGtttggtccaaaattattcaacaatatataataataatcataaacgcCACCATAAACCAATATTAGAATGACAcataaatgatgttcaaatgttataaaaaaaatgttgtctattatTGTCCTTTCTATATACATCAATAcgaagttattaaaaaatagatcatataaattaaaaattaattaaatatatttttactttttaaattttgatatgaaattaagtttttcttatttcaaattttggtaTAGTTggatgattaaaatatataacaaataaagttaaaaaattttggtaaaaaaggagttttctaaaattgaatgactaaattgtagagccgtcaaaatgggtcacaacccgcgagccaacccggcccgtcacgggtttgggctgggttgggtttgaaaaatacaacccacttatatgcgagtcagatttcaacccagctcattcagacccggctcatgcgggttgaacccatggtgagccgggttggctcattcagacccggctcatgcgggttgaacccatggtgagccgggttggcccaccaacccacctacctaattttatttttttaatttattattttatttatgaaatcctaaaaaaataaaatactttcttcactcgctgtgtataccaaaaaagtaacctctgctctcacaaatcactcatGGTACTTGCTCttatttgacggtgctctcaccctcacttcactacAATTCTTCAaagagcaggtaaaacacccttcctttttttcttctcttttctccacatttttgttttctcacttctctttttttttttcaaaaaccctataatgacaaaagtaggggtttgcgaatttgttttttgttctgggggatttgaagacatggaatgattttttcatgttctgacatgcttgtatcagattttgttcattttatttaaataatttgagtatacattatttgaacaagttctttttgatatctttgaatttgagaaattatttgaacaatactaatatttttttattgattgtcggaattgttctgatattaagaaaatctttattagtgaatctggagacaacaagaacaagggttaagggttacaacaagaacaaaaaatgatgaatataagaaacttatttttatgatttttgtgtttgttttttaataacatttgaattatattgtaatttttattattattttgaactgtctttaacataattttttgggagtgaaaattgtttaaatttaaattacagaaagtttgtattttttattatttaaaaaaaatgtaattaaatgagctagtgagtcaacccgtttacccaccaacccgtggtgagtcggaccgggttcaagtttttctggctcgctaataaatgagccgggttgggttggctcactaagtgaccaacccgtgatgggccgGGCTGGGTCGAGTcaggttacccgttttgacaactctattaaattgtattttagtttgaaagagaaactaaaaccaaaatcgccttaTGTAACACCTTCCGAAAAAATTTCCTGGAAGGTCACcaatcccataattactctaggctaaacATGTTTAACCATGgtgttcttatgagttaggctactgaaaagcaaatgcatttgttgatatgagtacccaaatcaattcctttaagttatcattcaactgtatagtctcatacagtctccagatccctctcattccggtgtatgttcgattcgtccatgtaccccttcactcgaagcctgccaagAGCCACACttcccgccctcgtcagtgcccgagCGTCACAAAatatagggattaaaaacatatttaattatatatataaaacttttaaatttaattgcattaatTATCTTATGTTAAACAATATTTCATCTTAATGTTAAACATCGGTACATTAATATGTAAGTATCAACCGtgaaaatcatttaaaacataaaaagaaatttaactaattagattattttttttttcaaaaatttgagactaaaatacattaaaatttagattagagaagaattttaattttaggtcAAAATAGAATGATGgacatttctatttttattgaatatttatacagtaaaattatattttttaataaaataatttttaaaaataaataaagaagtaaaaatattgaccattattatttctttaagtttaaccacttctttttaataattatttctttaagtTTAACcactgctttttttttttttacaaatttttaaatttaagcatacaaaatgaataaaaattattttattacaaaaatgattttaattccgtaattataataataatatttattatttttattatcctAAAATCAAAATGTAAACACATGTTTTCCCTAAttcacaataaaagaaaaataacagtCCACTAattgactttatttttcaaatttactataaaaagaaatagatacatactattaatatgaaattttttcttttttattcaaataaaaatttcactTGAATTTATTTCCTACTCTTAACGAAAACAATGTCACCATTATCATTGTATTAAAAAGGCACAATAATAGCTTTTAAGACTACATATGTATTTTATTCtggttaaatttgtttaatcattaaaataattacaataacaaaaaataataaaattattattattttgattattaaagtaaagttaaataatttttacaattttttttcaatgtttgtgatctttattttttttttaaatatttattttaactaataaataattaaatttaagaaaaaaaagagttaaattaaaagaattgttaaattctaaaacaaagttacttgaaaaataaaattaaaataaaaaaattattttaatttaaaaaacaaaatttctacGCACGTAAAGTTCTCTTCTATGGAATATTATCAAGTAGTATAGACATGTTACGTTGAAATGAGCCTTGTTAGATGAATAACtataaaaaacagaaacaaaaatatatctaaaccTTAATGTTATGTTTTAACGTTAATTCGGTGTTAAAGTTGGTTTAACAATATGTTAAATTAATGGAAACATTCCAGCGACGTTGAATGTGGAATTCTGGGTGATTCGCATTTCTCGCACACAACCCGAAACTCTCTCATCTCTGTTTTCATCCCTCCAACCATTTTCCTCATAATCAAAtaaactcttttttcttttttcaattttccgtTAATGTCCTTTCCTCCCTTCAACCTCCAGCTTTTCCTCTGTACACAACATAAcaacaattaaaaacattttctttttctttccatttcaaCAAAGAACCAAGAAAATCATCCTccattgttgttattgttgttgtgctCTGTTTCCGTTGCAGCAAATTCTTCACATGGTTTTAGCCTTTTCACCATTCAAAGATCAAGGAATTTGAGCTCTTTTCCTTCATTCCTATTCATCTACCTCCTTTTCGATTCAATTGTCAACCCTCTGATTGGGGAATCCCTTCTTTGTTTGTTCTTCCGTGGTTATACATTTCCTGTTCATTTATTCATTTACAGCGcttcattttcaaaatctcaAGCCATTTGGCATTTGAGTCCTTTTTAAGATTCTACAATCTGGGAGAGGTGTAAAgcattgaattttgaaatccacAGCAGAATTTTATACATTGGTTCTTTATGAATTCTTGTTACGTGGGATGTAAGTTGATAGACACATTGCaacattgattttgttggtgGATTTTCCACTGGCATGATCGTCTTCGTAGTAGGGTGGGAGCTTCTGGGTTCCCAAGAAAATACAAGTGTACTACCCAGTTGCTTAACAACGTtaacaagtttcacaaaaaggTAGTGATTTATTGATTGATTGGAGAAAGAAAGCAACACCCCTTTTGTAAGAATATGGGGTGCATCTGCTCAAAAGACTCCTCAAGCAAAGATAGAGTTGATGAgtatgagaaagagaaagaaagagaaaaagagtcGAACAAGTCTTCAGTGCAACTGATTGCTCCTTCTGTCTCAACTGCACAGTCAGATAGTAGTAAAGGCACGGATGGTTCGGTTCCCCTTATTGTTGACACATCAACACAAGCAAATAGAGGGTCTGTCATAGTGACTGCAGAGGATAAAAGCAACCACTCAGATGCCACACAAGGCCAGCACCAGAAGCGCGTGACAGTGAGTTGTGGTGTAGATGACAGAATGCCGATGATGAGCAGAATACTTAGCGTGCAGCATATTGCAGGAGAACAAGTTGATTTCGGATGGCCAATTTGGTTATCTTCAGTGGCAGCAGAAGCCATCAAAGGGTGGGTGCCTCGACGGGCAGactcttttgaaaaattaggcCAAGTTAGTTTCAAAATATCACTTCTTCATGCCACCctttttctttagaaatgtTTAAACTAGTTTACATGCAAGTGAATGCTGTATGTGCAGGTTGGACAAGGGGCTTATAGCAGTGTGCATAAAGCTCGTGACCTTGAGACTGGTAAAATTGTGGCTTTGAAGAAGGTTCGGTTTTCAAGTGCAGATGTGGAAAGTGTTCGGTTCATGGCAAGAGAAATCTATATTATGCGTCAACTTGACCATCCCAATGTCATGAAGCTCGAGGGTCTTGTTACTTCAAGAACGTCCACCAGTTTGTACCTTGTTTTTGAATACATGGAACATGACCTCGCTGGGCTAGCAACTGTACATGGCTTGAAGTTAACTGAATCACAGGTACATGCCCTGCATGTTAAGACTTAAAAGTACTTTTAAATAGCTACTATTCTTTGACAAATTTCTAAGGAGTTAATGATGATTACCTCGAGTGGATTCTGGTCACTGCAAGCTTTGCTTTCATTTCTAAACCAGAAAGAGTTGAGGTGCATTCTGTTGAAACTATAAACTGAAGTTACATTGTGTTAAGGAAAAGAAGAGTGGATGTATTAGTTTATAGCTAAATTGGCCATTAACTTGTTTGGAAAAATGAATGGTAGTTTCTTAGTTGTTCGTTATTCAGTTATTTTCTTGTTGGCTTTGcagataaaatgttttatgcAGCAACTGCTTCGTGGGCTTCAACATTGCCACAGTCGTGGTGTGCTGCACCGTGACATCAAGGGTTCAAATCTTCTTATTGACAACAATGGAAATCTTAAAATAGGAGATTTTGGTCTTGCAACAGTATATGATCCTGAAAAAAAGNAGCCATTGACTAGCCGTGTTGTGACNCTGTGGTATAGGGCACCTGAGCTTTTGCTGGGTGCTACAGAGTATGGAGAAGCAATTGACTTGTGGAGTGTTGGTTGCATTCTAGCCGAATTGCTAGCGGGGAA
Proteins encoded:
- the LOC106776583 gene encoding ethylene-responsive transcription factor ERF020 — encoded protein: MNKSSALHATCPSRDNKFKGVRRRKWGKWVSEIRVPGTQERLWLGTYVTPEAAAVAHDVAVYCLRRPSSLDKLNLPDTLSSYSGQLRDMSPRSVQKVASDVGMDVDARHIAAGGSSSGVAQSPESEKKMEERNGVVGADDSDEFWWNGLEGYDSGTWKGSGEDCADRDALNISIEDYL
- the LOC106776350 gene encoding probable acyl-activating enzyme 1, peroxisomal, translated to MWHVLEGFQMEGSIRCSANYVPLTPITFLDRAAVVYRHRPSIVFGDVTYTWQQTHQRCIKLASSISQLGVGLAPGDVVAVLAPNVPAMYELHFAVPMSGAVLCTLNTRHDSVMVSLLLKHSEAKLIFVDYELLDIARGALQILSKTTTNLPQLVLISECGDRSPLHASNTLIYEDLIERGELGFEVRRPKDEWGPISLNYTSGTTSNPKGVIYSHRGAYLNSLATVLLNEMKSMPVYLWCVPMFHCNGWCLPWAIAVQGGTNVCQRKVTAEGIFGNIFRHKVTHMSGAPTVLNMIINSPPEVRKPLPGKVEVMTGGAPPPPDVIFRMEELGFGVTHSYGLTETYGPATICAWKPEWNNLSRVAQAKLKARQGVAHVGLEDLDIKDPETMKSVPGDAKTIGEVMFRGNTIMNGYLKNLEATEEAFKGGWFRSGDLGVKHPDGYIELKDRSKDIIISGGENISTIELEGVIFSHPAVLEAAVVGRPDDYWGETPCAFVKLKEGCTATEDEIIQFCRNRLPHYMAPRTVVFADLPKTSTGKTQKFVLREKARALRGLTRNTSRL
- the LOC106776584 gene encoding probable serine/threonine-protein kinase At1g54610; translated protein: MGCICSKDSSSKDRVDEYEKEKEREKESNKSSVQLIAPSVSTAQSDSSKGTDGSVPLIVDTSTQANRGSVIVTAEDKSNHSDATQGQHQKRVTVSCGVDDRMPMMSRILSVQHIAGEQVDFGWPIWLSSVAAEAIKGWVPRRADSFEKLGQVGQGAYSSVHKARDLETGKIVALKKVRFSSADVESVRFMAREIYIMRQLDHPNVMKLEGLVTSRTSTSLYLVFEYMEHDLAGLATVHGLKLTESQIKCFMQQLLRGLQHCHSRGVLHRDIKGSNLLIDNNGNLKIGDFGLATVYDPEKKXPLTSRVVTLWYRAPELLLGATEYGEAIDLWSVGCILAELLAGKPIMPGRTEVEQMHKIFKLCGSPSEDYWQRTKFPHATSFKPQHPYNRKISETFEKFSSPALALVDKLLTIEPEARGSATSALESEFFTTNPLPCDPSSLPKFSPSKEFDSKRRQKEATRKNQEAVRGRAPASVLRGAGDSKALGSPQYNAQGNISMLRKPNSIMCRQKYLCQENREAKENGEGGRVSVHGGFTHAATMTRGSVAGSSTLSKRVEPSLKNQRSYLNPATADLCTSAVKKEPDSSAVESTMGYMPKKNRIHYSGPLMPPGGNLDDMLREHEKLMQDVFRSVKKANL